One genomic window of Punica granatum isolate Tunisia-2019 chromosome 1, ASM765513v2, whole genome shotgun sequence includes the following:
- the LOC116193124 gene encoding uncharacterized protein LOC116193124: MAESKSNIESVREWIVEHKLRTVGCLWLSGIAGSIAYNWSQPAMKTSVKIIHARLHAQALTLAALAGAAAVEYYDRKAGAKDNGYSKYLPMERFSHKD, translated from the exons ATGGCTGAATCTAAGTCCAACATCGAATCTGTCCGTGAATGGATCGTCGAGCACAAGCTCAGAACCGTCG GGTGTCTATGGCTTAGCGGTATTGCGGGTTCCATCGCTTACAACTGGTCACAGCCCGCCATGAAGACCAGCGTCAAGATCATTCACGCTAG GTTGCATGCGCAGGCTCTTACACTGGCAGCACTAGCTGGGGCAGCAGCGGTCGAGTATTACGACCGTAAGGCTGGAGCAAAGGACAACGGGTACTCGAAGTACCTTCCAATGGAGAGGTTCTCACATAAGGATTAA